The Salvia splendens isolate huo1 unplaced genomic scaffold, SspV2 ctg705, whole genome shotgun sequence genome contains the following window.
ATGGATTGCACTTGAAAGGTTTCAGTCATGTTTCCCATGAAATAAACGCTGAAATACTGTTTGAGTTAACCTACAAATTTCAATTACACCTgataaattaatgaaatatggCATTACAATTCCAGGGAAATAGTCTTATGAGGATTTTGAATGTTGCTGCATTTGCTGTATCGGGATATGCTTCATCAGAAGGCCGTAATTGCAAACCCTTTAACCCTCTACTTGGTGAAACTTATGAAGCTGATTATCCAGAAAAAGGAATCCGCTTCTTCTCTGAAAAGGTGATACCTAATGactttacttttatttaatatcaCTACATTATATGCTCGTATATTAGGATGATTCTGTCAAATCTGCATTAGCTCTCCCTAACATATCACCAAGCAATAAGGAAGTTATTTAGGTAGTTGGTCATGTGTTAATGGCTGCGCTCCCTCTTACATTTTCTTGTAGCTAGCTTTTGTGCTGTAAAGCTAGACTCAGTTTTTTCTTTCTGCCATTTCTTGAGATGAAGGTCATTCCCTTAAATTCTTTGTTTGATGCTGACCAACTTGTGATATATATAGGTCAGTCACCACCCTACTGTCATTGCTTGTCATTGTGAGGGCAAAGGTTGGAGATTCTGGTGTGACACAAACcttaaatcaaaattttgggGAAGATCTATTCAAGTTGATCCTGTTGGAACTCTTCATTTAGAGTTTGATGATGGGGAGACTTTCCAATGGAGCAAGGTGCATAATATGCATCTTTAACCATTGAcggattttattttttctttccttcTTCCCCCTTAATAGTTAATGGAACACTTCCTTTTTAATGGTTTCTACTTTCAGGTCACAACCAGCATCTACAATCTGATTCTCGGAAAcatctactgtgaccaccatgGAACGATGCATATCCAAGGTAACCGCCAATATTCATGCAAACTCAAGTTCAAGGAGCAGTCTATTCTTGAGCGCAATCCTCACCAGGTAAATCTCGCAGCATCTCTTACGTTCATGAAGCTAATATAAGTAGTACATGTGTGCACTACTTCTTGGAAACAGTTATTTTATTCTTTGACCAAATAATATAAAGATATGTACTAACTCGACAGGTTAATGGTTTTGTTGAAGATTCCACGGGGAAAAAAGTGGCTCAATTATTTGGAAAGTGGGATGATAGCATGTATTTTGTAAATGGTGAAGGAACTGACAATGCAAAAGATAGGTCTGAGGCATCTTTATTGTGGAAAAGAAATAAGCCTCCCTCGAACCTTACTCGCTATAACCTAACTTCTTTCGCTATTACACTGAACGAACTGACTCCGGGACTGAAGGTATAGATGATGTATTGGATAGCTCCTTTTTCATTCTTCCTCACGCTTATGCACACTAGTTCTCTTATATAGCTCTATCTGATTCCAAGTATTTCATGACGGATGAAGGAGAAGCTCCCTGCCACAGATTCAAGACTAAGACCAGACCAACGACATCTGGAAAATGGAGAATTTGACAAGGCAAATGAGGAAAAGCTCCGTCTGGAAACACGACAAAGAATGGTATATGAGCTTCTTTTTATAAATGATTTAATCAGTTTTGTGGGTAAAGAGGGCTGTTATCTTGGGGAAGGCTGCGATATGGGATCTAGAGAAACGATTGCAGTAATTGTATGCTTTAGTACTGCTCTGGTTCAGTGGTTGGAATATGGACAGCGGGTTCATATTGTAAGAAGCACTTCTCATTGTCCTTATTCAATTGATACATAACCTGCGCTATCTGAGCTGCGAAAATAATAGATTTGCTTGTGCGAATGATATGATAATCTGTTGCCAACCAATATAGGTATAGTTACTTAATAATCCAAGCCTTCCATGTATTTAAACTCTTTGCTCTTGTTAAAATGGACAATTTCTTATCTTGTGTGTTCAGTTGATCTTAATGAATCGACAAATTAATTTGTCTGGATATAGTTAAAAAATTTTATAGAAATGTTTTGCTGCGCTTGGCACTAACCAGATGGTTCTTCTACTGGTGACAGTCAAGGAAATTGCAAGAACATGGTTGGAAACCAAGATGGTTCGAAAGAGATGGAGAAGGACCTTTCCGTTACATTGGCGGATACTGGGAAACACGAGAACAGGGGACATGGAATGGATGCCCAGATGTTTTCGGCGAGATAACCGAAGACCTCATGAATTCCTTGGAGCCTTTATAACCTCAAAACAGGTATGTTGTTACCATTGTTGGAATTAGAGTTGATTAAAGCAAAAGAAGTATTTCTGGTGATTTACTTTTATTATCCTGATTATGCATGTTTCCAGTTGAATATTGGACAGAGACAAAGCTTGGTAGCAGCATACTCATTGATCAAATGGAAACTTCCTATAAAATCTTTCTCCAAGTCGGCTGGCTAATGATAGTGAAGGCAAAGGCAGTACCTTATAATGTGACATTATTCAACTCACAAGATTTTGTATGCATATCTACCATTTTACTGCCACGGGCAAGACAGCTATTTGTTATTTTTACTCTTAATAAACCTAACATTCagatttatacatatatataatgtaCAATAATTCACAAACCATTCATCACTTAAATTATTTTGCTTTTATCAAATAGCCAAGTAAAGAATATAAAAAGTGTGTTATGAAATAAAAAGGTAAAGTGTTCCATAATGTTACTGAGAAATAAAAACATGGTAACGGCGATACCTGATCAGTTCATCCCTGTTCGTCCTTATAACTTGAATAACGAGTCAAACTTCGATATTAGCAAGAAATGTTTGTTTtcagatattctattgaattcGTGGGCTATCCATATTCCAGACTTCTGCCTATACACGAAATACTAAAGTGTTGCTACTATTTGAACAATATACTTCAAACCATCAAGAAATATCATAAAAGTACTCAAACAATTCTACAAAGAATGCACAAAAGAGACAAACTCAGCCTTAATCAGTCATCACTCAGAAGAAGCGAGAGCAGACTGCAACACATCTTCGAGATACTTCTCAGCAGCTGCGTACTGCCTCTTCTTATCCTCAATTGCCAATGCAGCCAGGGTCTTGTCCTGGATGAAATCGGATTTCCCAAAATCAATCTATAATAGCTAAAATTATGCAGGGAGGAAACTATAACTAGAGGGAAAAGGAAACTACAGGAGGCAAGTCTTGGTAACTTCTCAATGTCTCAAGGATTGGTTTTGTTTTCTTCTCCAAATCCTTCCTGTGCTCGGCCATTTCTACCAACACGCCATGACTAATATCTGGGCTATAGCCCACACGATTGAGCATTGCCTGGGAAAATTATGTTAAGACTTGGAACTGAAGTTCACAATTCTCGTTCTTTTCACGAGCTTGGTATATATACATATCTTCAGAACACATGACACTGATAAGAACAACATCGAAAGATTCAAACCCATTTGAAAGAGACCTAACATTACCATACCTTGTAATTAGAATACTGTTGCAAATACTGTCTCTCTTTTGATTCCATTATAGCCAAGTTCGTCTTCCAGTGTTCCATTTGAGCTTCACAAGGAGGTATGTCATCTTCTAATTGTGTGAGTGTTCTGAAATGAAATGGTATATTCAGAAAAAGGAGAAACAAGGTTTGACATGCAAATCAGGAAAAAAAGAACTTGCAGATCCACCTTTTCAGGTATGTCAATCGTGCAATTGCTTTCCTAGTATAGTCAAGAAGTTCTTTGGACTCCTGTTGAACTTTAGCTCTCTTGTCTTCTACTGCTGTTTTTCTCAGAGATTGATCTGCCATTGCTACAAGAAAACTAAAGCATTTTTCCTTGTAAGTTGGTAGCTCCTTATAATATTCTGAGTATAACCTTAAGGTTGAATACCCACCTACTTAATTCAGTATCCCTAATATTCAACAGATTAGCTACACTGGCAAGAACTTGGGAACATGATACCACATTTGACGGTAAACTCTCTTGCACCAGTCCAACATGCTCTAGTATCTCTCTTATCCTAGCAGCTGCAGTAATATAAAGTGAACAAGACACAACACAAAAACAATGAGGTTCATACAACAAACATAATGACGTTAACAGCTGGTTATTATTTTCACATTGAAAAACGAGTTGCGGATGTGGGAATCCATATGCATTAGTAACACACAAACAAGCCAAGACAAGTAGCAGACAGAAATAAAAGTTAGACCACCTTGTGAACGATATTCTGCAGCTTTCTGATGAAAATCATTTGCCACAATGGTGGCCGCCTGAGTCTTGGCCTGGGAGAGGGTGGCAATACTGTGCAAGTGAGCAATGCTTCGAGGAGTGTACTCGAAATCAGGTACGTCTTTTCCAACTGCGTCGAATTGAGAAACGAGCCATGCTTTCACTTCTGCAATCcgattagcatcaaatccagtGTTGCCACTGCTTTTCGATGATGCCACTGAGAGAAAAGGAGAAGGAGGATCAGATCCTGCACCAATTTCACTCATCTTCGTGGTCTTCCCTCGCTCTAAATTTGATCTACAGTCCGAACCTACATCCACAAAGCCAAAACAATTAaagaatagaaaaagaaaatccaGTAGATCAATAATCACAATTCTGTGTTAAAATTTTAGCTCGAGACAATGTTGGATTGGGGGAAAGCATAAATTCAAACCCTAGCTTTACTTTGAatccaaaattgaaaataaataaaagatgtAGGGAGGTTACTTGGCTAAATTCCACGAATGTACGTCATGGGAGAtgatatccgccatttgtacctGGGAAAAAAACATTTCCAGTGATGGGAAAGACGCGTGAGGCTCTCGCGTCTTTGATGAACCAAACACGCGATAGTCTCTTGCGTGTATACTAAACGCGCATCAAGCTCATGCGTGTTTGAAAACACCCGATCGGGTGAATTTCCAGTTTcaaaacacccggccgggtgaaatatTTAAGACAGGAGGAGTCCAGGGAGAAaacccggtcgggtgattttAACTTtcaaatcacccggccgggtgaaattcGTGTTTCAAAACACGCAATTCTTTTTGTTCATTGAATCTACAATGATGGGAGCATTGTGTAATAATTGGATAATTGATCATATTGCTTTATTTTAAACTGCTATCGGTGTTAATAGATAAGTCATGTAGTTTATGGATAGTGTTCTAGCCAAAGCTCTTTTCTGGTCTCAAATTGGCTTTGTAGTCGATGTGGTGTCTGGACTTCACAATTTTGCTGTATGGACTGTCGCTTGATGGATTAGTAAGCGTAATTGTCCACTTTATGGGAGAGAAGAAATAAACTTATTGTAATTTGACATTATTCGTTTTTTTGTTGTTGCAGCAATTGGGTTCAAGTTCAATGTGGAAACACTGCAGTATAACAACATAAAGTTTCAAGTTTGGGATGTAGGTAAATTTCGTGCACTATTTGATTATGTTAATCTCTTTATCATGATAAAATTTTTGTTATTATACATACTTGAAACACgaatttcacccggccgggtgatttaaaagttaaaatcacccgaccgggtgttctCCCTGGACTCCTCCTGTCTTAAatatttcacccggccgggtgttttgAAACTGGAAATTCACCCGATCAGGTGTTTTCAAACACACATGAGCTTGATGCGTGTTTTGTATACACGCAAGAGACTATCGCGTGTTTGGTTTATCAAAGACGCGAGAGCCTCACGCGTCTTTCCCATCTGTGAAGGTGTGTCCTTGCAGTTCACTGATTCAGTCAAGTGACAGAGCCGTTGAAGCTCGGGGCAGGGAtcaagaaggaagctcggctttgagctagaactagccgagaagggagttcggttttgagccgagaagggagtgcGGTCTTGAGCTCGGTTTGAGCGCCGAGAAGGGAGTGCGGTCTTGAGCTCGGTTTGAGCTGCCGAACTGGAACTAGCAGGGAGCTCGGTTTGAGCTGCCGAgctgaaactagccgttggtgtTTAGCGGTTGTAACTGTTTCTAGAAACAaattagttagtttgtttttcttcttgacTCCCATATATACTTACAGCTCGATTGtaatcagagagagagagacgcagaacacagattacacacacaattagaagagaattcttgcactagctagcgtttgcttagagtgatagattgtgagtgtgaagttcttgtattgagagttccatcaataaaattccggtcatcttctccgtggacgtaggtgattcatcaccgaaccacgttacacctttgtgtgttttatttttcgATCGTGTGCGTGTGAGATCGGCGGCAACACGaccccaacaagtggcgccgtctgtgggaagactTCCACGATTTGCCGATTGATTGGTTTCTGGGTGAGTTCGTGTCTAGAGGTTCCGTTGTATAagctgatcttggcgattgcccaccgctcgttttgagaaatgtctacagccaagttcgaggtggaaaagttcaccgggagaaacgattttgggctgtggagactgaagatgaaggccatcttgatgcagcaaggcctatgggatatcttgaagaatgaaggTGACGCTAAAGAAGGCAAACCTGATACTGATGACAAGGAGAAGCAAAGGCTTCAAGATATGCAGTATAAGGCTTATAGCACCCTGATCTTGAACCTCACGGACAGGGTGCTAAGGGAAGTTTCCAAGGAGGAGACGGCTGCAGGAGTATGGGggaaacttgagtcattgtataTGACCAAGTCTCTGGCGAACCGGTTACATTTGAAGCAAAGGCTTCTTGCTTTCAAGTTTTCAGATGGAAAGAGCATTTCTGAACAGCTTGAGGAGTTTGGGAAatgcatagatgatcttgagaatatcGATGAGGTCATTAAAGATGAAGATAAGGCATTGATGTTGCTCAATTCCCTGCCTAAAAGTTATGAGCACTTCAAGGATGCAGTGCTTCTTGGAAGAGAAACCAAGGTCACCTATGAAGAGATTCATTCTGCATTAAAGATGAAGGAATCTCAGAAGGCTGAtaacaaacaaactgatccagtagctgagagtctgcatgtgaaaaataatcagaataaaaagggttccaagaagaagttccagaagaaggaagaaggtggaGTATGGAAGGAGAAGAGAAGCTGTCACTACTGTAAGAAACCGGGCCATTTAAAGAAGCATTGCTTTGCTTGGAAGAAGAAACAAGAGCGAGAAAAGGCTGGGAACATAGAGACTGCTGATCTGGCTCAGGATGTTGAAGATAATGAAGCTTTGAATATCCACTCAGGGGCCAAGATTGAGGAAtgctggatcatggattcaggttgctccttccacatttgctcacacaaatcttggttccaagaattatcagcttgggaaggatcagtgatgctaggaaatgatcaagtgtgcaatgtcaagggcattgggaacatcagattgaggatgaaggatgggagtatgaagactctcacagaagtcagattcattcctcaaatcaagagaaattTAATATCTCTTGGAATGCTAGAGTCAAAAGGGTGCAGATTCAACTCTGGTGATGGGATCCTCACAGTAACAAAAGGCACCAGAATTGTGATGGAGGCTCAGAGAAAGAACAGCCTATACTATTTGCTGGGTGAAACCGTGGTTGATGCTGTGAATCTTGCCCAGACAGAAGACCTGTATCTATGGCATGCCAGGCTTGGACATGTGGGTGAGAAAGGCATAAGAGAGCTGGCTAAACGAGGAGTGATGAAGTTAAGTGCATCAGACAGCCTAAAGAAATGTGAATCTTGCATTCTAGGAAAGGCAAAGAAGCTGCCATTTTCTGGTGGGAAACACACTTCATCAGCCCCatttgtgtatgcccacagtgacttgtgggggccatcccaaactgaatccataggtggaggcaagtatttcatctccatcatagatgattactcaagaaaagtgtggatttacattctaagagagaagtcccaagcttttgaaaaatttagagaatggcatgctagatatgagaatgaaaagggctcagtgcttaaatatctaaggactgataatggcatggagtttctgtctgcggagtttgatagtttctgtaaagtgaaagggataagaaggcataggaccgtgccaagaaatcctcaacagaacgggctggcagaaagaatgaataggacattgctagaaagggtgaggtgcatgctattctactctggaatgccaaagagattctgggcagaggctgtcTCTACTGCAGCTAATCTGATCAATAAGTGTCCATCATCTGCTATATCCAATGAGACCCCAGATCaaagatggtatggaagcctaGGTGACTACTCAGCCttgaaggtgtttgggtgtgctgcttatgcacacattaagcagagtaaattggagccaagggcaaagaaatgtgtgttgttgggataccaagatggggtgaaaggatacagattgtggaatttggatagagaaggcagaaatatcattgtgagcagagatgtgacATTCAATGAAGAGGAGATGCCATTTAAAGATGATGGGAAGCCCTCTGGTGGTGGCAGTAGCTCTGATATGCAAAACCTTGAGTTTGGTGGAGAATCTGCTGGAACAGACACTGATGAGGATGTTGTGAtcacagaaaatcaagaagaaggtggagcaacTAGTTCTCAACATACTCAGAACACAGGTGAGCAGGAGTCACCAGTGCAGCAAGCTGCTGCAAGCTCAAGGGGCcagaagaaatccaagaagaaatgcaggcctacctagcagattctcagattatgacatgagcttctttgctctatgtgtagcagaagtactcatgttttcagaaccctcaacctatgaagaagccatgagttgcaaggaaagtcagaaatggatcaaggccatggaagaagaaatagagtccttgctgagaaatgggacttggattttggtgactgatccagggactcagaagctgatcagttgcaaatggctgtttaagaagaaagtagaggtgggggaagttgaaagtatacggtttaaggcaaggctggttgctagaggattcacacaagtagagggtattgactacacagaggtgttctctccagtggtgaagcacacttctattcggatcttattggccatgactgctcatttcaactgggagctgcatcaacttgatgtgaagacagcatttttgcatggagatctagaggagacgatctatatgatgcagcctaagggttttgagaagccgggagaagaaaagaaagtttGCCTGTTAAAGAAAAGCCTATATGGGCTCAAGCAAAGCAGccggcagtggaacaagaagtttcaTGAGCAGATGGAATTGATGGCATTTGAGAGATCCAGTTTTGATAACTGCGTGTATGTCAAGAGAAGTGGAAATCTAATACTGGCCTATCTACTgctgtatgtggatgatattctGCTGGCAGGATCAAGCAAGAGTGAGCTGCTGTCTGTGAAGGATGAGTTGAAGCAgagatttgatatgaaagatcttggggaagccaagagaatcttgggtatggatattgtcaggaacagaaaaaagaaagaactgAAATTGGTTCAGGCTGATTATATCAGAAAGGTGGTAGAAAAATACCAGGTAAAGAGTGAAAAGTCAGTATCCACTCCATTGGCTAGCTGCTTCAAACTCAGTAAAGAACAGATGCCAAAGACAGCTGAAGATAGAGAAGAGATGAGCAAGATACCCTATGCAAATATAGTGGGAAGtgtgatgtacttgatgatatgtacaaggccggatgtaGCTCATGCCATAAGCGTTGCAAGCAGATATATGGCTGATCCAGGTAGGGATCACTGGGCAGCActaaagtggattctgaaatacCTGAAAGGGTCTGTCATGGTTGGCTTGAAGTTTGGTGGTGGAGTTTGGTCTGAGGAGAGGGAAGTCCTAGAAGGATTCTGTGACTCGGATTATGCGGCTAActtagacaacagaaagtctcaGAGTGGTTACATCTTCACACTATATGGCACAGCAATTAGctggaaatcaaatttgcagtctgtggttgcactgtccacaaccgaagctgagtatatttctctgactgaggctgcaaaggaagggaaatggttgcaaggaatcttggaagatttaggaatgaagctgggagcagtgaagattaactgtgacagcaactcggctatatgtttagcaaaacatcaaatgttccatgagaggtcCAAGCACATTGATGTGAGGAGGAACTTCATTAGAGATGAAATTCAGGATGGAAGGATTGATGTGGTAAAGGTTCCTACTGAAGAAAATGCA
Protein-coding sequences here:
- the LOC121791034 gene encoding AUGMIN subunit 1-like isoform X1, coding for MSEIGAGSDPPSPFLSVASSKSSGNTGFDANRIAEVKAWLVSQFDAVGKDVPDFEYTPRSIAHLHSIATLSQAKTQAATIVANDFHQKAAEYRSQAARIREILEHVGLVQESLPSNVVSCSQVLASVANLLNIRDTELSSFLVAMADQSLRKTAVEDKRAKVQQESKELLDYTRKAIARLTYLKRTLTQLEDDIPPCEAQMEHWKTNLAIMESKERQYLQQYSNYKAMLNRVGYSPDISHGVLVEMAEHRKDLEKKTKPILETLRSYQDLPPDKTLAALAIEDKKRQYAAAEKYLEDVLQSALASSE
- the LOC121791034 gene encoding AUGMIN subunit 1-like isoform X2, whose protein sequence is MSEIGAGSDPPSPFLSVASSKSSGNTGFDANRIAEVKAWLVSQFDAVGKDVPDFEYTPRSIAHLHSIATLSQAKTQAATIVANDFHQKAAEYRSQAARIREILEHVGLVQESLPSNVVSCSQVLASVANLLNIRDTELSSFLVAMADQSLRKTAVEDKRAKVQQESKELLDYTRKAIARLTYLKRTLTQLEDDIPPCEAQMEHWKTNLAIMESKERQYLQQYSNYKICIYTKLVKRTRIVNFSSKS